Within Sorangiineae bacterium MSr11367, the genomic segment ACCCTTCACCTCGAAATCGAGATCTTCCCCCTGCCGGTTCCACGCACGCACGCGCACGTGCGTGAACCGGGGCACCTGGCCGCGCAGGTTGGGCACGGAGAGGCATCCCTCGTTGTTGTCGAACGTCTCCTCGGTGAGCGTCGTGACCTCGGGGTTGACGAGGACCGTGAGCGGGTAGTTGGGCTTGTACGGGTAGCGCGGGTTGTTCTGGATGTGGATGACGCAGAGCTGCACCGGCTCGTACACCTGATTGGCCGCGATGCCCGCACCGTTCGCGTCGCGCATGGTCTCGATGAGGTCGTCGACCAGCGCCTGCATCTTGGGAGAAGCAAGCTCGTCGCGCGTGAGGGTGCGCGCCACCTGGCGCAGCACGGGGTGCCCGAGGGTCGCAATCTTGCGGATGGCCATGACGGCCGATCTAGCACGCTGGAGAACTACAACCACTTCTTGTGGCGGAACCAGAGCACGATGCCGATGGCCACGGCGGCCATGCTGGCAACGGCAAATGCGTAGCCGTATTGCCATTTCAACTCGGGCATGTGCTCGAAGTTCATGCCGTAGACGCCGGCCACGAACGTGAGGGGCAGCATGACCGTCGACATCATGGTCAAGGTCTTCATGACCTCGTTCATGCGGTTCGACTGCATGCTCAAATAGGACTCGATGGCGTTGCCGGCCAATTCACGGTGGCTGTCGGTCAAATCGGTCACGTGCGCGAAGTGGTCGTACACGTCGCGGAAGAACGGCATCGCCTGCTGCGGCACCTCGTCGAATTCACCGCGCGATAGGCGCAGCAGGATTTCGCGCTGCTGCACGCAGATGCGCCGCAGGCCCTGCAAGGTGCGCTTGAGCGAGAGCAACCGCGACAGGATGCGATGCCCGGTGGGCGTGCCCGCGTGGTGGACGACCGCCTCGTCGAGTTTGTCGAGCTGCGCATCGAGGGCATCGAGGACGGGCATGTAGTCGTCGACCAAATGATCGAGCACTCCGTGCAGCACCCACGCGGGGCCTTTTTTCAGGCTCTTCGGCGAGCGCAGGAGGCTCTGGCGCACCTGCCCGATGCACTCCGCGCCGTGATGATGCGTGATGACCCACGATTGCCCGATGACGATGTCGACCTCGAGCAACTCGAGCTCCGAGTGCACGTCTTTGGCGGAGCGAATGCGCACGCCGTGAACGAGGACGTAGAGGTAGGCCTCGAAGTCCTCGATCTTCGGCAGCGCGCGATCCTCCCAGATGTCCTCGAGGACCAGTGGATGCAGACCGAAATCGGCCGTGAGCATCTCGTCCACGGCCGCGCGATCCGTCGTTCGGTCGCTCTCGCCGAGATCGATCCAGAGCATCCGTCCGTCGGCGCGAAGCTTCCGCACCTCGTCGATGCTCGACGTTTCCGACACGGCCTCCCCGTCGACGAAGAATGCATGCATCGCCGACTACTCTAGGCGCTAACCCCGCTTTTCGGCCAGGATGAGCGTGCGCGGGGAATCGGTGCCGAAGAAGACGCCCGGGGTGGCGATGCGGCCGCTCACCTCGGCGACACGGAAGCCGTGGTCGTGCAGCATCTTTCCGAGCTCGTGCAGCGAGTAGATGCGGATCGAGTACTCGATTTCTTTCGAGCGACCGTCATCCATCATCATGGTGCGCTTGATGCGCATGCGGCTGGTGATCCAGTCGATGGTCATCTCATCCATGCACACGCAACCTTCGCCCTCGAACCAGGCGAGCGACGGTGCTTGGCGGCCGATGAAGTCGCGGTTGACCACGTCGAGCAGGAATTGCCCGCCCTTTCGCAGGGCGCGGTGCACGCGCGAGATGACTTGCGCGTTCCGGTCTTCGTCGAAGTAGCCGAAGCTGGTGTTCCACGAATAGATGCCGTCGAAGGTCTCTTCGAAGGTCATCTCGCGCATGTCACCTTGCACGAAGTTAAGCTTCTGGTTTCGATCCTGCGCCTCGTCGGCGGCGCGGGCGAGCATCGACAGGCTCAAGTCGTAGCCCACGACCTGGTAGCCGCGGCGGGTGAGCTCGATGGCATGGCGGCCCGTTCCACAGGCCAGGTCGAGCACCATCGCGCCCTTGGCGACGGCCAGGCTGTCCTCGATGAAGTCGGCCTCCGCCGCGATTTGCGCGTCGGTCAGCTTGGCCATGGTGCGGATGAAGTCGTCGTTGAAGAGCTCTTCCCACCACGGGCGCGAGCGCTTGCGCTGCAGCACCGAGGCATCGTTGAGCGGGGGCGGCGCGAGCTCGCTCTGCGCGGGGCCGATGACGAAGGGGACGGAGGCGATGCCGCGCTCGTCGAGGTCGGGGGTCGACGACATGCCGCGGTTCGGGATGACCGGAACGGGCGGCGGCGAGTTCCCCGACGGCGGCGGATGCGATGGCTTTACCGTCGTCGCGGGAACCGGCGGCGAGGCGGGCGGTGCCACGGGGCCCGAGGACGGAGGAACCGGCGGCGCCAAGGCACCTGTCGGAGCCGATCGGCCGCTGTCCACCATGGGAGGATCCAGCGAAACGATGGGCGTCATGGTCGGCGCGGGGTTCGACCCCGGCGGCGGAACCGGCGGCGCCGGCGGAGGGATGCGTGGACGCGCCCTCTCCATGCTGGGCTCCGACTCGACGCTCACCAGATCATCGGGCAAGAGCTCCGGTGCCGACGGGCGCGCGAACTCCTCGTCCTCGACGACGGGGATGTCCACGGCGCCGTCGCTGTCCGGGATGGTGACCATGTTGCCCCGCATGGCACGGGGCGGCTCGTCCATGACGATGACCGGGAGCGGCGGCGAAGGAGGTGGCGGCGGCGAGGGAACGCTCGACGGTGGCCCACGCCGGGCACTCTCCGGGGCGCCGCCCAACGAGATGGTCGGCAGCGAAGCGATCGCAGACGCATCGCGCGGCGTGGGCGCGAAGTCCTCGGCGATGGGCTCCACCTCGTCGTCCAACGTGAGCTCGGCGGCGATTTCGCTCGACGGAAGCGGTTCGGTATCGGGCGGGGTGGACGACGGAGGGCGACCATCGCGCGCGATGATCCTCCCCGACGGCACGACGCCGGCCAGCAGATCCGCGCGCTGCGGCGCATTGATGGTGATGATGCGCTGGGGCGCGATTTCGACCCGCGGCACCGAGGTCGGCGCCGGCGGGATCTCGCTTCGCGGGACGACCGGCGGAGGTGGACGCTGCGAATCCGTCTCCAGCGTGCGGCGCGGAGGCGGCGGAGGCGGCGGCTCGAGCCGAGGCGGTGCGATCTCGGGCTTCGAAGGAGGGCTCGGCTCCGGCGGCGGTGCGCTCAGCGGGCGCGCCACCTCATCGTCGGGGATGCGGAGCGTCATGCGCGGACGCACCCGGCGACTCGCCGGCGCATCCTCGTCCACATCGCGCAACTTCGCCCTCGCACCCGAAGCGGCAGCGCGCACGGGCGGGGCGATCGGCGTGGGCAAAGAATCGTCCTCCAACGCCACTTCGATGCCGTCGCCAAGCGCCTCCGATGCACTCGCACCGGTGCCGGCAGCAGCCTTGATCGAGGGGGGAAGTTCGTCGTTCACTCTCAGGTCACTCCCTTATGGCCGGCACGCCGTCTGTCGCGCCGTTCTCGGGCGACAAGGACCCGTGAGACAAGCTCTGGCCATAGAGTATCGGGCCTTCCTTGGCGACGAAGCCAAATGCGGAAGGCTCCAAAAACATCACGACCGTCGACCCCAGGTGGAAAATACCGAGTTCGTCACCTTTCTTCACCTCGAGCGGTGGGTCGAACGTGTGAACGCCCAGCGGAACGTCTTTCGCATCGATGCCCGTGACCGTGATGCGGCCCACGACGATGGCGACCACCATCACGACCGTCACACGGCCCAGCCCCGTCTCGGGCGGGGTGTCGATGGCGATGGCCACGCGGCGGTTGCGGACGAACAGGTTCGGCACATGCTTCATGCCGATCGCGTTTACGGGGTAATAATCGCCCGGCAGTGAACGGATCTCGCGGATGACACCGCCCACGGGCGCGTGCACGCGGTGGTAGTCGCGCGGAGAGAGATAGACGACACATCCGCCGCCACCCGCGAAACGCTTGGCCTCGTCGGCATCGCCCACCAGCTCATCCACGCTGTAGGGACGCCCTTTGACGAGGTAGCGCCGCCCGGGATCGACGCGCGCGATGGAGTCGAGCCGGCCGTCGGCCGGGCTGACCACCGTGCGCGGATCGGGGTCGATCGGACGAGCACCGTCGCGCAGGGTGCGGGTGAAAAACTCGTCGAACGAGGACCAGCCGTCGGTCTTCGTGCATTCGTCGAGCGTGATGCCGTACGCCTGCGAATACAGGCCAACCACGGCGCGGCCGACGGGGGAGGACCAGCTATGCTCTGCGAGCTTTCCCATCACGCGGCTGATTCCAGCGCGCGGTAGGACTCGCAGAAGCTGTGCGGTGGCGAAGGTGAGTGCACTCATCATCAGGCGCGCAGTATTTCCGCGAAGCCTTGCACCGCGCCCGTGAAGTGAGCCGGCGAAGAATCCACTTGCTTACGATGGTACCTTCCCGTCACCGAGTCGGTCAAATGCCTCAATCCTCTGTTCCACTTGGAACTTTCCATGCGCGCGCGCTCTGACATAAGGGGCTTGGGTCCTTGGATGGGGGGGTAGGAGAATCGGCATCGAGGGTCTCACAGGCTGCCTCGACATCGAAAGGGTCCGTGGCCACGGCCTCGGCAAAAGAAGGCTCCGCAATCGCCTCGTCGTTGCGCGATCGCGCCAGCACTCCGCGCAGCGCCCACCACGGGCCGTAGGAGGAGAGGACCTCCTTTGGATCCTGAAAGAGCACCTCTGCCTCCTTCGTGCGACCCGGGTCGGCCAGCGCCATGAGCACGCGCCCGCGGAGGTAGCGGTAGCTGGGATCGTCCTGCGGAGCGCCAGCAGCCCCTACGAGCTGCAGCCGTTCGAGCTCGCTCAGGGCCTCGGTCGGGTGCTTGCGCGCGAGGAGCAGCTCGGCCAGGCGCATGCGCTCGCGCACCTCGCGCAGGGACGGCGCCTTCGGGTTCGGCGCCGGCTCTTTGCCCAGCGAGAGAAGCGGCGGCAACGGCTCCTTGGGCTTCGATTGGAGATAGGCGCGCCACTTGGTATCCCACTGCTTCAAATTGCCGGAGCTCGCGATTTCAAGCGCACTATCGGGCTCTTTTCCATCGCGCAGCGCCGCGAAGAGGCGCTCGAGCGAGCCGGGGGGCGTGCTCGAGGCGAAGAAGCGGACGAAGCTGGCGACCTCGGAAAACGCAACGAGCGCGGCATCGGCGCTGGGGAGCATGGCGATGGATGGGCCGAGCTTGTCCAGCGGTAGATCGAGTTTCAGCTCGATGCCGCGCGCGGCGATGGCATCGGGTGACGGGCGGTCGTCGAAAGGACCCGGCTCGCGCCAGCGCACCTCTTCGCGCTTGGCCACGCCTTCCTGCAGCCAAAGCGGTGCGCGATCGACGGTGGCGCGCGTGACCGCAAGGTGCGTGAGCTCGTGCGCCACGGTGTCGCGCCACGAGTAGCCATGGATGCTCGCGCGCGGCGAGAGCAAGGTCACGCGGCCCCACTTGGCCACGGCCACGGTGCCGGTGGTTTGCGCGGACTCGTACGGGAGGCCGGTCATCGCCGAGAGGGACAAGAGATCGCGCACGACGACGATGCGCGTCGGCTTCGGCCACGTCGCACCGAGATCGCGCGTGAGGGCCTCGCGCGCTTTGACCACGGTCTCGATGATCAGCGGCGTGAGGGCGCGATCATTTTCGTCTTGGTAGCGGATCCACACGCCCTGGTCGTGGTCCTCCTCGAGCACGTTGGCGGCCGTGACGCGGGCGCAGCCGCGCGCGATGTCGGCGAGCATGGCCCCCTGCTCGGTCTTGGCGACGTCGGGCGAGCTGAGGGTGACCAAGGCGCCGTCGCAATCGGCCTCGTACAGCGCAAGGCGCGCGCGCTCGGTGGCGATGCCCACGTCGTCGGGCTTGCCGCGTGCGAGCTCCTTGCGGGCTTCGTCGAAGTCGTTGGCCAGGATGTACTCCTGCGCCCGCCCCGCGTGCTCGTCCGGCCCATCCGCCCGCACACCGTTGCCGGCCGCGAGCACGGCCACCGAGACGAAGAAAGCTGCTGCGCTTCGTTTCATCGCAAGAGCCCCTCCGCGTAGCGGCGAACGGCGTCGCGGTTCTTGCCGCTGCCGGTTTGGCCCAATCCTTTGATGACCCGGCGGCGGAACTCTTCCGGCCCCTTGTGGGCGTCCGCCTTGGGGATGTCGGCGTGATCGTTCGCGGGCTCTCCCTCCTGGCCTTCGCGCTCCCCTTCCCCGCTGTTGCTGCCGAGCGCCTCCTTGGCCATCTCGAGCATCCGCTGCGCTTCGCGCTGTCGCTCGAGGGCCTTGTCGGCCTCGCCGCGCTTGAGCGCACGCGCGGCTTCGCGCGCGGCCTTTTCCGCGGCATCCAGCGAGTCGAGCGCCGGCGGCGGCACGCCTTGGTCGCGGCCTTTTTCGCCCAGTTTCTGCGCACGCTCGGCGCGCTTGTCTTCCTCGTCGCCCTCCTTGGAGAGCTGCTCGCGCGCGCGTTCGGCCGCGCGCTGACGCATCGCCTCGAGCTTTTGCTCGGCCCACTTCACCTCGGGCTCCAGCTTCTTCTGCGCCTCGTCGATCTTCTTCTCGGCCTCGTTGTCCGCCGGCGAGAAAATCGACCACCGCTCGCGCGCGGCGGTGCGTTTGGCCTCCTCCAGCGCTTGCAGCGCATTGCGGCCGCTCGCCACCGCATCCGCGGGGTTTCCGTGCTCCAGCGAACGCGCCATCTGCTCGCCGTGCTCGCGCGCCGCCGCGCCTTTGCTCGTCCAGGAGTCGCTGCCCGCGCCGATGGTCGGAAGCGATTTCGTCGCCTCGCGCACGGCCTGGGCGTGCTTCTTCGCCTCCTCGGCCATCTGCTTCATCTCTTCGTCGCTCCCTGCGCCGGCGAGCGCCTGCTCCACGTTGTTGATCCCGCCCGCGTGATCCTGCGCCAGCCGCTCGAGCTCCTGCGCCGCCTCGTTGAAGGCTTGTTCCGCATCATCGGGTGAATCCCCCGGATCCCCGGCCTCCGTGCCGCGCCCACCGCCCGACTCACCGCCGGCACGGCCCGAGCGCCCCTTCGCACCGAACGACGGATCCGGCTGCCGCAAGCGCGCCGCCAAATCGCGCGCGGCCAGCTCGGCATGGTGCAGATCGCCCTCTTTGCGGGCGCGCGCCACGCGCAGCAGGTACGCGCCGACGATCTCGCCGAGATCGTGCCCCAGCGTGCCCAGTTGCACGAGCGACCGGCCTCCGCCCGCGAGCACCTCCGCCGCCGCGTCCACCCGATCCGAGGGGACCTTGCCCGGCGCCGGATCGGTGTGCCGCGCCATCTCGGCGATGCCCAGCGCAAGCTCCTCGGCGACATCGGCCAACTGGCGCGCGGTTTCACGCGCGTCGCGTTGCCCGAGGCCGCGCAGCACGGCGTCCACCACCAAGACGATGCGCTCCGTCGCCTTCACCGTTGCATCGTGCTTCGCCTTGTTGGGCGCGCGCACCTCGGCGTCCACCGCCAAGCGCACCTTGCGCATCTGCCCGCGCAGAATCGCCTGCAAGCGCGACGGGACGCGCGCCCCGGCGTACGAGCCGCTCAACGTGGCCTCCAGGAAATCCGCGCTGTCGTCGGCCCCCTTGAGCAGATCGCGCGTGTACACTTTGCGATCGGCCGGGGCCTTGGGGATTTCGTGCCCGATGCGCCACCCGAGCGTGTCGACCAGGATGTCGCGCAGTTTGCGCAGCGAATCGATGCGGCGTGCCTCGGGCTCGCCCACCTCGGGCGGGATCAAGGTGATGGCCGCGCTCGAGCCCCATTTGGGGCCGGTGACCGGATCGTTGTCCTTCGCCTCGACCCGCACCTCGACGGGGGCGTGGCTCTTTTTCACGAACGGATCGGTCGTCTTGAGCACGTGGCCACCGCGATCGCTGCGGGTCTCCCCATCGAGGCGCGCGAGCACGCGTCGCTCTTCGCGGGCGCCCGAGCGGAGCACGAGGTGCACCTCGCGCAGGCCGTGGTCGTCGGAGACCGTGTAGCGAATGGGGATTTCGCTGACCTCTTCGGAGGCGAGGAGGATCTTGCGCGGGGCGCCCTCGAGGACCACATCGGGCGCGCGATCCGC encodes:
- the asd gene encoding archaetidylserine decarboxylase (Phosphatidylserine decarboxylase is synthesized as a single chain precursor. Generation of the pyruvoyl active site from a Ser is coupled to cleavage of a Gly-Ser bond between the larger (beta) and smaller (alpha chains). It is an integral membrane protein.), producing MMSALTFATAQLLRVLPRAGISRVMGKLAEHSWSSPVGRAVVGLYSQAYGITLDECTKTDGWSSFDEFFTRTLRDGARPIDPDPRTVVSPADGRLDSIARVDPGRRYLVKGRPYSVDELVGDADEAKRFAGGGGCVVYLSPRDYHRVHAPVGGVIREIRSLPGDYYPVNAIGMKHVPNLFVRNRRVAIAIDTPPETGLGRVTVVMVVAIVVGRITVTGIDAKDVPLGVHTFDPPLEVKKGDELGIFHLGSTVVMFLEPSAFGFVAKEGPILYGQSLSHGSLSPENGATDGVPAIRE
- the corA gene encoding magnesium/cobalt transporter CorA is translated as MHAFFVDGEAVSETSSIDEVRKLRADGRMLWIDLGESDRTTDRAAVDEMLTADFGLHPLVLEDIWEDRALPKIEDFEAYLYVLVHGVRIRSAKDVHSELELLEVDIVIGQSWVITHHHGAECIGQVRQSLLRSPKSLKKGPAWVLHGVLDHLVDDYMPVLDALDAQLDKLDEAVVHHAGTPTGHRILSRLLSLKRTLQGLRRICVQQREILLRLSRGEFDEVPQQAMPFFRDVYDHFAHVTDLTDSHRELAGNAIESYLSMQSNRMNEVMKTLTMMSTVMLPLTFVAGVYGMNFEHMPELKWQYGYAFAVASMAAVAIGIVLWFRHKKWL
- a CDS encoding DUF4175 domain-containing protein; amino-acid sequence: MKAPESPPSNLFSPLRPLSEAWLRAVRTPRERAVVGFVVLAVVAGMLVARKGTLGWRGAAAALIVGVVGLVLAARQREKRIWSDPARIIRRIAVPVDPDRAQRALRALSLVTRDGDTASGTSAPLARLHVERTIAALPSDRIVVGAARQALHFGIASGVFGAVVLALAIFRPWAILEGADVLVARRGVAPVSMQWLDDLQMVARPPEYLHLEEYHERAYEQVSLHRGTLVTFIGMPAHDGRRLFLTDGANEIPFADDGHHRLVARWPLGESVTLRVVARFGDVIIQEPDATEIVSIADRAPDVVLEGAPRKILLASEEVSEIPIRYTVSDDHGLREVHLVLRSGAREERRVLARLDGETRSDRGGHVLKTTDPFVKKSHAPVEVRVEAKDNDPVTGPKWGSSAAITLIPPEVGEPEARRIDSLRKLRDILVDTLGWRIGHEIPKAPADRKVYTRDLLKGADDSADFLEATLSGSYAGARVPSRLQAILRGQMRKVRLAVDAEVRAPNKAKHDATVKATERIVLVVDAVLRGLGQRDARETARQLADVAEELALGIAEMARHTDPAPGKVPSDRVDAAAEVLAGGGRSLVQLGTLGHDLGEIVGAYLLRVARARKEGDLHHAELAARDLAARLRQPDPSFGAKGRSGRAGGESGGGRGTEAGDPGDSPDDAEQAFNEAAQELERLAQDHAGGINNVEQALAGAGSDEEMKQMAEEAKKHAQAVREATKSLPTIGAGSDSWTSKGAAAREHGEQMARSLEHGNPADAVASGRNALQALEEAKRTAARERWSIFSPADNEAEKKIDEAQKKLEPEVKWAEQKLEAMRQRAAERAREQLSKEGDEEDKRAERAQKLGEKGRDQGVPPPALDSLDAAEKAAREAARALKRGEADKALERQREAQRMLEMAKEALGSNSGEGEREGQEGEPANDHADIPKADAHKGPEEFRRRVIKGLGQTGSGKNRDAVRRYAEGLLR
- the def gene encoding peptide deformylase, yielding MAIRKIATLGHPVLRQVARTLTRDELASPKMQALVDDLIETMRDANGAGIAANQVYEPVQLCVIHIQNNPRYPYKPNYPLTVLVNPEVTTLTEETFDNNEGCLSVPNLRGQVPRFTHVRVRAWNRQGEDLDFEVKGLTAGTFQHEIDHLQGKLFVDRVTDTRTLSTWADFERFHLAGFAERARALVARYGS
- a CDS encoding methyltransferase domain-containing protein: MNDELPPSIKAAAGTGASASEALGDGIEVALEDDSLPTPIAPPVRAAASGARAKLRDVDEDAPASRRVRPRMTLRIPDDEVARPLSAPPPEPSPPSKPEIAPPRLEPPPPPPPRRTLETDSQRPPPPVVPRSEIPPAPTSVPRVEIAPQRIITINAPQRADLLAGVVPSGRIIARDGRPPSSTPPDTEPLPSSEIAAELTLDDEVEPIAEDFAPTPRDASAIASLPTISLGGAPESARRGPPSSVPSPPPPPSPPLPVIVMDEPPRAMRGNMVTIPDSDGAVDIPVVEDEEFARPSAPELLPDDLVSVESEPSMERARPRIPPPAPPVPPPGSNPAPTMTPIVSLDPPMVDSGRSAPTGALAPPVPPSSGPVAPPASPPVPATTVKPSHPPPSGNSPPPVPVIPNRGMSSTPDLDERGIASVPFVIGPAQSELAPPPLNDASVLQRKRSRPWWEELFNDDFIRTMAKLTDAQIAAEADFIEDSLAVAKGAMVLDLACGTGRHAIELTRRGYQVVGYDLSLSMLARAADEAQDRNQKLNFVQGDMREMTFEETFDGIYSWNTSFGYFDEDRNAQVISRVHRALRKGGQFLLDVVNRDFIGRQAPSLAWFEGEGCVCMDEMTIDWITSRMRIKRTMMMDDGRSKEIEYSIRIYSLHELGKMLHDHGFRVAEVSGRIATPGVFFGTDSPRTLILAEKRG